The window AGAGCTGCTAACGCTTCTCTTCCACTGAGGCCGGGAAAGATGCTCAGAGAATATCACTGTAGTTTGAAGGGACATGTCCCCTATCTTTCAATTCTCCTTTTCTCATGATGGGTATTGTGGAAAACTTCTTGTGGGAAAAGGCCTTTGACAGCAGCCCAAGCTACAGAATGAGGCACACAGCACTCAGGACATTCTGAGCTGACGTACCCACTCCATCCATAGGTTGACAGCCTGGTTTCACATTCCAGGCTCAGCCAGGCCTGGACCCTGTTTGAGGAGCAACCTATGAAGGCAACAGGCACTGAGAGCAGGAAAAGCTGGCTTGTCCCTGCCCACTGCCTCTAGCAAAGCACTTGGCCCAGCTACCTGGGCCACCGAGTGATCTCCAACAGAAAAAACCACCAAGCAGGCCTGCTCTGCCCTTCCTGATCAAACAGTACAGCCAGGTAGAGGGAGAACTTTGAAGGAATTGGCCTTGACAAGATAGCAGCTCATCACCTTGGGTTCCTAGCTTCTGGGAGAGTATGGCACAGCTTGAGAAAGTCAAGCTGCTTAAGGGAGAAGAGTCCATTCATGGCAGAAGGAGAAACACAGAAAACAGTGGTGGGTATTTACCAAGAACTGTTTATTGCTCAGTGACTTCCACTGAAAGCTGTTAACAAGCCCCATGACAGCCAAGGACAGGTGTGTATCTAGATCAGCTAGAAGCAATGCCTGTCTCCTTGCCACAAACAAAACTGTTGCCTTGAGGGCCCCTGTCTAGTCAAAGACAGGATTTCTATAAACTGGCTAAAACCCAATAAGGAGAAATGATGCTACTGCAGATCATTTCCACCTCCCCAAAGCCCACATCTTAAAAGAAAAGGCCAAAAGTGTTCTTACAAAATAAAACCTTCCCTGGTCCTTCCATCTTCCAACTGAGTTGTTGAGTGCCCAAGGCTCTGCAGCAAGCCAGACACCCAGCACCGGGAGCCACCAGTACCTCACTTGCTGTCCCAATGACTTCCCTCTAAGAGACCCCAATCCAAACAGAGCACAGAGCCCCCAACTGCAGGGAGCCAGGATTAAGGAACCTCAGGGTTTCCAGTCTGAGCTGTAGTTGGTCCCACTGGCCATGGCAGAGCTCTCACAACTGTAGCCCTCACAGACTCTTCTGGAAGACTCGGTGAAGGCTCTGGGCTAGAACGTCTGTTTCCTCATAGCCCTCACAGCTCTGCTGCCAGCTCTCCGGTACCTGTTCCATCCCATAGTAGGCCCCAGCAATGGCCCCAGCCATGGTGGCAATGGTGTCTGTGTCCCCACCAAGTGAGATGGAATAGATGAGAGTCCTTTGGAGGCTATTGAAGGTAGAGGGGATCTCGGGGTCGGGCTCCATACAGCGCAGGAAGCAGTAGATGGCAGTGGGCACAGATTCAAAGGCAGCAATGCCATTCCCTGTGGGGAAGCCAGATTATTCGGTCTTGACTTCCACCCCATGTTCTCGGGTTTCTTCCACTTACCACAAATCAATACCCTCAGCTTCACACTCGGCTGTGGTTAAGATTACAGGCTCCAGAATCAGACTAtttaggttcaaatcctggctctactgCTTACTGGCTGTGTGAGTAGGAAAGGTACTTGATCACTAAGATTCTCCTATCGACACTGTAGCCTACCCTCAGTGTGGAGAGGACTgcatgaggatgaaatgagatcatGTATGTAAAGCATTCTGCACAGTGCCCAGTATACAGGGAGAGTGCTACAAATATCACTGATCAACAGTAGCTAAAAAAACTGGCGGCTAGCTGCCAGTTCTGGGTATATTTATCTGTAAAGCTGAAGGTGCTGAGCTCACAACCCTGCACAGGGCAGAAATGTAACTGCAAGAGTGATTCCATGTTCCCCTTCCCTTCCTAAGCCCAAGGTGGGCCCTGAAGTTTGATGGGTGTGGGGAATAAATCAGTCAGAGTTTACCCACCTAGCTCAGACACTACTTCCTCTCTGGTCACCGAATCCTGCTCTAGAAGCTCTCCAATCTTCTTCAATCGACTGCAGTATGGATGCTCTTCCATACCCAACCTGTGGGTGCAGGGAGAGATTTCAGGGAGTCAGAGGCACCAGGAGGTGGAAAGAGGTGCACGGGAGAGTGAGGCGGGGATGTGGTCAGGCAGATACCCAAGCAGAGAGATGGACTAGCTTGACAAGGGAGGAAGTGGGAGAGGACTAGGTATGAGCAGGTCATTTTGTTCTCTGGGAACTTGAGAGCCTTGAAATGTACAACTGTGGCAAAGGGGCTTCGTCCTACCCTTCCACAGGATCTGCAACTAGTACCAGAGGACACCCCCTCCTCCAAGAATGCACACTGACACATATACTcgcagccccacccccactccagatACTCACTCCTTGGCATCCGAGAGGGCCTGGGCATCACTCTCCAACTCTTCCAtgtggcccaggagctgttcgAGGAAGTGGTCACTGGATAAGTCACCCTGCAAAGCCAGGTGCACAGCCAGAGCCTGCAGGATGGCACCATTGTAACCCAGGGAGGAGGCATGTGTCAGCTGGGCCGAGAACCTGGCAAACTAGAAACAAGGCAGCAGAGGCAAAGACCTGCTATCACCAAACCCAGTCTGCAGGAAGGAGGGGGGAAGGCAACACCCTGCAGCAAGCCCGCCTTGAATACCTTCTGCACATCCTGGACACTGCTATAGGCCAGGGGGATGCCAGCTACCCGCATGGCACCTCCGTTGCCATAGGAGCCTTTCCCATTAAACTGGGCCCGGGCAGGTTCATAGACATCACGACACTTGGGGCTCAGGAGCTTCTTGAAGACAGTGACTACTCCAGCACCATAGCCCCTGTCAGGGTCTTTCTTGTATTCCTCAGCAAACCTAGGGGAGAAGAGGGAGACTGTTTAAAAGATGTCTCTCAGGATTGGGAGAGAGAACATCTGGCCGGTTTGGGAAAAGTTGAAACCTGGGGTTCGAAGGACCCTGCATGGTCAGAACTTCTAGCTTGGGAAGCTCCATGAGCACTGGAAACAGTATCCTGCTGAGGGCAGGGGTCGCAGACACATGTGGGCATCCTTGCTCTGGTCAAGGGGTGCAATGATTCTGCCCACTGGTTTCCCCCACCCTTAGACCATTGCCATCTCACCTGTGAGCCATGTCCACCTCATCAAAGGCCTCCTTGGCCAGCAGAGACTGCACCAGGGCCCTGGCCATGGCTGTGTCATCTGTGTAGTACAATGCTTCTGTGGAAGAGGGCAGAGGGAATGTAAGAGTGAGCTTCAGGGCTCTAAGGGTGAAGGCTGGGGCCTCCTGCATACTCCTTTTGTGGTTACCACATCTAAAATGACCTTGTTCCAGCCCCTCACTCCCACCCAGCTTCCTGGGTTCTGATTTTGAACAATTCCTTATCCTGAGTCAGTCACCATGTCCTGCTGGATTCTGAAGGAAAACCTTCCACTACCTTCTGGGTGAAAGCACTGCAGCTCTAGTCTTAATATGACCTACTTCAACTATCTCAAAGCTCACGCACACTCCTTACCCTCTAATCCAACCTACACATGCAGCCAGAGAGTTCCACCTAAGAGAATATCCTTTCCTCATATCACCCTACTGCTCAAAATGgccttctgttgccttcaagatGAGGTCCAAATTCACTGCCTTGGCATTCAAAGCCCCTCACAGCCTAGCCCCTTCCTTCCTCACCCACCTTATATCCTACTGCTCCGCTACAATATGCTTGAAACCAGTCTTAGAGCTTGCATCAAGTCCATCCCGGCTGGGGGTGCCTCCCTTCCTCTACCCCACCCTTTTTCCTCTGAATGTCTGTGAACAATGATCTGGCATTTCTAACACAGCACCACTGGTTATGTTGTGACTTCTCAAATAGGCTACAAGCCTGCTAGGGCAGAGGCTTGGTCTGTCCTGTGTGAAGGAAGAGCCGGTTACAGAGAATGAAGCAGATTCCCTCAAGAGCTCCTTCACCATTCCTATCTGTTCTTCCACCCTCTCTCTGTGGCTCTCATGCCTCTACCTGCACCCTCCCTTTCTCACTGTTAGGTGGCCCCCACTGCCTACCTTACTAGAAAGAGACGAATGGCTACCTTACCCACAGCTGCACTCTCCAGTCTTCCTCCCCTCAGAGTCTCCCTTCCGGTTCAAATTGAAGCTCATCTGAACCAATTCCCCAGGGACCCAGCTCCTCCtccatctcttctcttcttcatACCCAGCTTCTCCCT of the Tamandua tetradactyla isolate mTamTet1 chromosome 2, mTamTet1.pri, whole genome shotgun sequence genome contains:
- the ADPRS gene encoding ADP-ribosylhydrolase ARH3; translation: MMMAAGCGTAGAARSLSRFRGCLAGALLGDCVGAIYEAHDTVHLTSVLRHVQSLEPDPGTPGSARTEALYYTDDTAMARALVQSLLAKEAFDEVDMAHRFAEEYKKDPDRGYGAGVVTVFKKLLSPKCRDVYEPARAQFNGKGSYGNGGAMRVAGIPLAYSSVQDVQKFARFSAQLTHASSLGYNGAILQALAVHLALQGDLSSDHFLEQLLGHMEELESDAQALSDAKELGMEEHPYCSRLKKIGELLEQDSVTREEVVSELGNGIAAFESVPTAIYCFLRCMEPDPEIPSTFNSLQRTLIYSISLGGDTDTIATMAGAIAGAYYGMEQVPESWQQSCEGYEETDVLAQSLHRVFQKSL